The proteins below come from a single Gossypium raimondii isolate GPD5lz chromosome 2, ASM2569854v1, whole genome shotgun sequence genomic window:
- the LOC105788062 gene encoding ras-related protein Rab7 has product MASCRRMLLKVIILGNSGVGKTSLMNQYVNRKFSNQYKATIGADFLTKEVQYEDRLFTLQIWDTAGQERFQSLGVAFYRGADCCVLVYDVNVMKSFDNLNNWREEFLIQASPSDPENFPFVVLGNKVDVDGGNSRVVSEKKVKAWCASKGNIPYFETSAKEGFNVDAAFECITKNALKNEPEEEIYIPETIDVAGGGRSRRSTGCEC; this is encoded by the exons ATGGCTTCTTGTCGGCGTATGCTTCTAAAGGTCATAATTCTCGGTAACAGTGG GGTTGGAAAGACATCTCTCATGAATCA gTATGTTAATCGTAAGTTTAGTAATCAGTACAAAGCGACGATCGGAGCCGATTTTTTGACAAAAGAGGTTCAATATGAAGATAGACTGTTTACATTGCAG ATATGGGATACTGCTGGGCAGGAAAGATTTCAAAGTTTAGGTGTGGCCTTCTATCGAGGTGCCGATTGCTGTGTACTCGTGTATGACGTAAATGTAATGAAGTCCTTTGATAATCTTAATAATTGGCGTGAAGAGTTTCTGATTCAG GCCAGTCCATCTGACCCCGAAAATTTTCCGTTTGTTGTGCTGGGAAATAAGGTTGATGTTGATGGTGGCAATAGTCGAGTG GTTTctgaaaagaaagtaaaagcaTGGTGTGCTTCAAAGGGAAACATACCGTATTTTGAGACCTCTGCAAAAGAAGGATTCAATGTTGATGCAGCATTTGAGTGCATAACTAAAAATGCTTTGAAAAATGAACCTGAAGAAGAAAT ATACATTCCTGAAACCATTGATGTTGCGGGTGGTGGACGGTCACGGAGATCAACAGGGTGTGAGTGTTAA